The following proteins are encoded in a genomic region of Sulfurimonas sp. HSL3-7:
- a CDS encoding molybdopterin-dependent oxidoreductase — protein MSVENGKNDYPNTNYTEEMYRNEFSFTYGKKEEHGFAYHCVNCQGNCAWEVWSHNGVITRENQSARYPVINAKIPDFNPRGCNKGVQHSQVMYQKDRILYPMIRVGERGEGKWRRASWDEAAEKICQEIFNTLTDPERGPDKLMVHAGTGLLTEGRRGAPLRFSTQLGANRIYPSSYLGDMFSGAAIAYGEGNVGCTWDFMYNVDTAVMWGGNPSVSRIPDAHFVWEGKYNGAKIIVITPEFNATAKSADLWIPIKAGSDNILAMSVIQVILDQKLYKPEFMKSYTDLPFLVDVETQKMIRRSDMEHAASPEDHHKYEEEFYCWNARTHGPALMPGTEGSEHKSLRLEEHGIAPVLEGEFKITDIHGKERTVTTAFEMLKKSAAKFAPEQTKDITGVHPDTVVQLAKDIALPQVVEITTGFSLNKYFNGVMSIWNISSICGLTGRMGPYGGLNTENEFSLSGLGALSGFSGKYKPRFGSGFVGEFVFGDGMKTFDQYFSDEDVKRAQNGMSKEEYMAVVNQIIKDGENGGLNNTSEHGNVVKPWWQPDTALIVADSKFRRNKGNEYRKAFLSKMKHYFYVDYRMSEAAQYADVLLPAKSHYEVYDLRTSPGYHRFTNLAQPVANIKNVGEAKDEWTMFAFLAKKLEEIANRPENIDKAKVKDDKRYAKPGFHDLTIFHKEYTNTDEESEGEGEVYLGTDKMAVEAALEKCDQYNPWTMEKMYKVGGFLLINEKAAKSSPLYSDRPYSSMENHLYKFERLDTVSGRQTFYVDHDRFIQMGAATNTGMEGINPADNKGSTTPYKLMTPHARWSIHSNYKTSRTLLRLQRGVPAMMVNREVAKAKGIEDGDTIRIFNALGEFYANAKVSSSCPPDGLVIEHGWEPYMYKFNKGHNEVVPTALNLLEMADGWGHLKFGGLWDGNQYAYDGAVNFEKANV, from the coding sequence ATGTCTGTAGAGAACGGTAAAAACGATTACCCGAATACAAACTATACTGAAGAGATGTACCGTAATGAGTTCTCTTTCACGTACGGTAAAAAAGAAGAGCACGGTTTCGCTTACCACTGTGTAAACTGTCAAGGTAACTGTGCTTGGGAAGTATGGTCTCACAATGGTGTTATCACACGTGAAAACCAATCTGCTCGTTACCCTGTAATCAATGCCAAGATCCCTGACTTCAACCCGCGTGGTTGTAACAAAGGGGTACAGCACTCACAGGTAATGTACCAAAAAGATCGTATCCTTTATCCGATGATTCGTGTTGGCGAACGTGGGGAAGGTAAATGGAGACGCGCATCTTGGGACGAAGCAGCAGAGAAGATCTGTCAAGAGATTTTCAACACATTGACTGATCCAGAGCGCGGTCCGGACAAATTGATGGTACACGCGGGTACAGGTCTTCTTACTGAAGGTCGCCGTGGTGCACCACTTCGTTTCTCTACACAGCTGGGTGCTAACCGTATCTACCCGTCTTCTTACCTGGGAGATATGTTCTCCGGTGCGGCGATCGCATACGGTGAAGGTAACGTCGGTTGTACATGGGACTTCATGTACAATGTTGATACGGCTGTTATGTGGGGTGGTAACCCTTCTGTATCACGTATTCCTGATGCTCACTTCGTGTGGGAAGGTAAATACAACGGTGCCAAGATCATCGTTATTACACCTGAATTCAACGCAACTGCAAAATCTGCAGATCTTTGGATCCCGATCAAAGCCGGTTCAGACAACATTCTTGCAATGTCAGTGATCCAGGTCATCCTTGATCAAAAGCTTTACAAACCGGAATTCATGAAGTCATACACTGACCTTCCATTCCTGGTTGATGTTGAGACACAGAAAATGATCCGCCGTTCTGATATGGAACATGCGGCATCCCCTGAAGATCACCATAAATATGAAGAAGAGTTCTACTGCTGGAATGCTAGAACACACGGTCCGGCACTAATGCCTGGTACTGAAGGTTCTGAGCATAAATCCCTTCGGTTGGAAGAGCATGGTATTGCTCCTGTTCTTGAAGGTGAGTTCAAAATCACTGATATCCACGGTAAAGAGCGTACGGTTACTACAGCATTTGAAATGTTGAAAAAATCAGCTGCTAAATTTGCTCCGGAGCAGACAAAAGATATCACAGGTGTTCACCCGGATACTGTTGTCCAACTGGCTAAAGATATCGCATTGCCACAAGTTGTCGAGATCACTACAGGTTTCTCATTGAACAAATACTTTAACGGTGTTATGTCAATCTGGAACATCTCTTCTATCTGTGGTCTTACAGGTCGTATGGGGCCGTACGGTGGTCTGAACACTGAAAATGAGTTCTCACTTTCAGGTCTTGGCGCACTCTCGGGCTTCAGCGGTAAATACAAACCGCGTTTCGGTTCTGGTTTCGTCGGTGAATTCGTATTCGGTGACGGTATGAAAACATTTGATCAGTACTTCTCTGACGAAGATGTAAAACGTGCACAAAACGGTATGTCTAAAGAAGAGTACATGGCTGTTGTCAACCAGATCATCAAAGATGGTGAAAACGGCGGTCTGAACAACACTTCTGAGCACGGTAACGTTGTTAAACCTTGGTGGCAACCGGATACTGCACTTATCGTTGCAGACTCCAAGTTCCGCCGTAATAAAGGTAACGAATACCGTAAAGCGTTCTTGAGCAAGATGAAACACTACTTCTATGTGGATTACCGTATGTCTGAAGCAGCGCAGTACGCTGACGTTCTTCTTCCTGCGAAATCACACTATGAGGTATATGACCTTCGTACATCTCCGGGTTATCACCGTTTTACGAACCTGGCGCAGCCGGTTGCAAACATCAAAAACGTTGGTGAAGCTAAAGACGAGTGGACAATGTTTGCTTTCTTGGCGAAGAAACTTGAAGAGATCGCAAACCGTCCTGAGAACATCGACAAAGCGAAAGTTAAAGACGACAAGCGTTATGCGAAACCAGGTTTCCACGACCTTACGATCTTCCACAAAGAGTATACGAATACAGATGAAGAGTCTGAGGGTGAAGGTGAAGTCTACCTCGGTACAGACAAAATGGCTGTTGAAGCGGCTCTTGAGAAGTGTGACCAGTACAACCCATGGACAATGGAAAAAATGTATAAAGTCGGTGGTTTCCTGCTTATCAATGAAAAAGCAGCAAAATCGTCTCCACTTTATTCTGATCGCCCATACTCGTCTATGGAGAACCACCTCTACAAATTTGAGCGTCTTGACACGGTTTCCGGTCGTCAGACATTCTATGTAGACCACGACCGTTTCATCCAGATGGGTGCAGCGACAAATACGGGTATGGAGGGTATCAACCCTGCGGACAACAAAGGGTCGACAACACCATACAAACTGATGACACCGCACGCGCGCTGGTCAATTCACTCGAACTACAAAACGTCTCGTACGCTTCTACGCCTTCAGCGTGGTGTACCGGCGATGATGGTCAACAGAGAAGTGGCAAAAGCTAAAGGCATCGAAGACGGCGATACTATCCGTATCTTTAATGCACTTGGTGAGTTCTATGCGAACGCGAAAGTGTCTTCATCTTGTCCACCGGACGGTCTCGTAATCGAGCACGGTTGGGAACCATACATGTATAAATTCAACAAAGGTCACAATGAAGTTGTACCGACAGCGTTGAATCTACTTGAGATGGCTGACGGTTGGGGTCACCTGAAATTCGGTGGTCTTTGGGATGGTAACCAGTACGCTTACGATGGCGCGGTTAACTTCGAAAAAGCAAACGTTTAA
- a CDS encoding rhodanese-like domain-containing protein, protein MKRMLKTLCVTAALTLVPAMAAGKGYKNNDILISAKDAIKLIGNEKVMFVSGDSEDVYKLGHIKGSVSMYAHHLHHSDITGDMHCAPLYRCIDDAQEYIGSKGISNDMMIIAYDDFKGPNATGVYSFFTSYGHKNVKVLNGGRNAIMELDPAQKKFDKINDTLKAEKKVEKKAKKALKNAKKAGKTLPNEAELNKVIADSKKKQKTLKAELAKIEKNLLVVKGDEEVEAKHYVIDKNKLDFTHIAGKEEVRHAMDDILEKGDKSKYVIIDSRGMIEIIGERKMDNVARGGHIPGSTFMEWKKTSDLDNKRSFKSAAELKKVFDHYGITPDKTIYAYCMVGAGRGSQQITALQLLGYKNVKVFTGSWDVWGNDMNLPIKK, encoded by the coding sequence ATGAAGAGAATGCTTAAAACATTATGTGTTACAGCAGCCCTTACTCTTGTACCAGCAATGGCCGCTGGTAAAGGTTATAAGAACAACGACATTCTGATCTCTGCTAAAGATGCGATCAAGCTGATTGGCAATGAGAAAGTTATGTTTGTTTCTGGTGATAGTGAGGATGTATACAAGTTAGGACACATCAAAGGTTCTGTCTCTATGTATGCCCACCATTTACACCATTCAGATATTACAGGTGATATGCATTGTGCACCACTATATCGCTGTATCGATGATGCTCAAGAATATATCGGCAGCAAAGGTATCAGCAATGACATGATGATCATTGCATATGATGACTTTAAAGGTCCGAATGCGACAGGTGTTTACTCATTCTTTACAAGTTACGGTCATAAGAATGTAAAAGTTCTTAACGGCGGACGTAATGCAATCATGGAACTTGACCCTGCTCAAAAAAAGTTTGACAAGATTAACGACACGCTGAAAGCTGAGAAAAAAGTAGAGAAAAAAGCGAAAAAAGCACTTAAAAATGCGAAAAAAGCTGGTAAAACACTACCGAACGAAGCTGAGCTGAACAAAGTTATCGCTGATTCAAAGAAAAAGCAAAAAACACTGAAAGCTGAGCTGGCAAAAATCGAAAAAAATCTTCTTGTTGTTAAAGGCGATGAAGAGGTAGAAGCGAAACATTACGTTATTGACAAAAACAAACTTGACTTTACACACATTGCCGGTAAAGAGGAAGTGCGTCATGCGATGGACGATATCCTTGAAAAAGGCGACAAGTCGAAATATGTCATCATCGACTCACGCGGTATGATCGAGATCATCGGCGAGCGTAAGATGGACAATGTCGCGCGCGGCGGTCACATTCCGGGTTCAACCTTTATGGAGTGGAAAAAGACATCTGATCTTGACAACAAGAGATCGTTCAAATCTGCTGCAGAGCTGAAAAAAGTGTTTGACCACTATGGTATTACTCCGGACAAGACAATCTATGCATATTGTATGGTTGGTGCTGGTCGTGGTTCACAGCAGATCACTGCGCTTCAACTTCTTGGTTACAAAAATGTAAAAGTATTTACTGGTAGCTGGGATGTTTGGGGTAACGACATGAACTTGCCAATCAAGAAATAA
- a CDS encoding Mrp/NBP35 family ATP-binding protein, giving the protein MNYGDTAAPNNRAPYAKNVIAVTSGKGGVGKSTVSVNIAIALAQKGYKVGLLDADVYGPNIARLTGTDLERIKWNDDDKIIPSENYGLKIMSVAHTTPTMDTPLVWRSSVAVSALMQFLEDVAWGELDFMVIDMPPGTGDIQLTMAQELPIKASVLVTTPQLISTDDVSRAIMMFKDINVPMAGIVENMSFFVAPDTGKRYDIFGKGGGQKVAEKYGVPLLGQIPLDMEIREGSDMGKPPVALGSDAQKEYYQHIVDNMLKNITFDL; this is encoded by the coding sequence ATGAACTACGGTGATACGGCTGCGCCGAACAACCGTGCACCTTACGCTAAAAATGTGATAGCGGTAACCAGTGGAAAAGGTGGTGTCGGAAAAAGTACTGTATCGGTCAACATAGCTATTGCACTTGCGCAAAAAGGGTACAAAGTCGGTCTTTTGGATGCTGATGTATACGGGCCGAATATTGCTCGTCTGACAGGTACCGATCTGGAGCGAATTAAGTGGAATGACGATGACAAGATCATTCCGTCAGAGAACTACGGTCTGAAGATCATGAGTGTCGCACACACGACACCGACAATGGATACGCCTCTGGTCTGGCGTTCGTCTGTCGCTGTCTCTGCACTGATGCAGTTCTTGGAAGATGTCGCGTGGGGCGAACTTGACTTTATGGTGATCGACATGCCGCCTGGAACGGGTGATATCCAGCTTACTATGGCGCAGGAATTACCGATCAAAGCCAGTGTCCTTGTCACAACACCGCAACTGATCTCGACAGATGACGTCAGCCGTGCCATTATGATGTTCAAAGACATCAACGTCCCGATGGCCGGTATCGTCGAGAATATGAGTTTCTTCGTAGCACCTGACACCGGTAAACGCTATGACATCTTCGGCAAGGGCGGTGGCCAAAAGGTTGCAGAAAAGTACGGCGTGCCGCTTCTAGGACAGATTCCTTTGGATATGGAGATACGAGAAGGTTCCGACATGGGCAAGCCCCCTGTAGCTTTGGGCTCCGACGCGCAAAAAGAGTATTATCAGCACATCGTCGATAATATGCTCAAAAATATCACTTTCGATCTCTAG